One region of Helicoverpa zea isolate HzStark_Cry1AcR chromosome 24, ilHelZeax1.1, whole genome shotgun sequence genomic DNA includes:
- the LOC124642302 gene encoding uncharacterized protein LOC124642302 translates to MERLHYRLLFFTLYSVQSHAMVLRNDALISKMVSDFQKDNPMAATPRSNDQQLQQQPKDVMSMMQNVLCRNFPTIPCDMIQEDDTLRNLIERSIQQLKYKKLSMEKTTPLPGYHLTLFPTVNSEDLSNFLQVSDTGYYTGKNKPEKSRSRRHRKRLKNNAETQQTGEKESKKKSKAKKDNSRTSLYNGRKKIRKFYPHKIKYKDKQKGRKDFGDYSEEKLSMSVEVPDLMPGPAPPAHKRMNYKVDPADPPVWRIDYMKHGEPSINAFPYESERLKEKLIKTGPNVIVSDNMLEQASRKDVLHPDVYIRKNFVRKNALDINSAPID, encoded by the coding sequence ATGGAGCGGCTACATTACAGACTGCTGTTCTTCACGTTGTATTCCGTCCAGAGCCACGCCATGGTGCTCAGAAACGACGCTCTCATCTCTAAGATGGTGTCAGACTTCCAGAAAGACAATCCAATGGCAGCAACACCGCGCAGCAACGACCAGCAACTACAGCAGCAACCTAAAGACGTAATGTCCATGATGCAGAACGTGCTCTGCAGGAACTTCCCCACCATCCCCTGCGACATGATCCAGGAGGACGACACGCTCAGGAACCTCATCGAGCGTTCCATACAGCAGCTTAAGTACAAGAAACTCTCCATGGAGAAGACCACACCGCTACCCGGCTACCATCTCACACTGTTCCCCACGGTGAACAGCGAAGACCTATCGAACTTCCTTCAAGTGAGCGATACTGGTTATTACACTGGCAAGAATAAACCAGAGAAATCAAGATCAAGGAGACATAGAAAGAGACTAAAGAATAACGCAGAGACACAACAGACTGGAGAGAAAGAATCCAAGAAGAAGTCCAAAGCGAAGAAGGACAACTCGAGGACGTCGCTGTACAACGGCCGCAAGAAGATCAGGAAGTTCTACCCGCACAAGATAAAGTACAAAGACAAGCAGAAGGGAAGGAAGGACTTCGGTGACTACTCGGAGGAGAAGCTGTCGATGTCGGTGGAGGTGCCGGACCTGATGCCGgggcccgcgccgcccgcgcacaAGCGCATGAACTACAAGGTGGACCCGGCGGACCCGCCTGTGTGGCGCATCGACTATATGAAGCACGGCGAGCCCAGCATCAACGCCTTCCCCTACGAGTCGGAGCGGCTGAAGGAGAAGCTCATCAAGACGGGGCCCAACGTGATCGTGTCTGACAACATGCTGGAACAAGCGTCGCGCAAGGACGTGCTGCACCCCGACGTCTACATCAGGAAGAACTTCGTCAGGAAGAACGCGCTCGACATCAACTCCGCCCCCATCGACT